The sequence ACCGAGGAACTTGTTCTGGAGCCGATAACGCTTTATGCCAAATTAAAAGCCGAAACAGAAAGGGTCGTAGCCAATGCGGCTCGAGATGGATTGACCACTGTATCAATCAGGTCGGCAACCGTGTGCGGGGTTTCACCGAGAATGAGATTCGATGTCATCGTTAATATATTGGCCAAGTTAGCCATTACCAATGGGGTAATAACGGTACATGGAGGTGCCCAGTATCGTCCCAATATACACATTGATGACATTACGGATTTATATGTCATGCTGGTTGAAGCCCCCGCGGAAAAAATCAATGGCAAAGTGTTTAATGTTGGCACAACCAATTACGCCGTTGAAGAAATCGCCAACATGGTCCGTGAAGAAACAGGTGCCGTTATCGAGATAAATGCCGATATTGCTGATAACCGCTCCTATCGCATATCCTCGGAAAAAATAAAGGATGAGCTGGGATTTCAGACAAAGAAGACCGTTAGGGAAGCCATTCAGGATATTAAAGGCGCATTTGATAGAGATATGTTCCCCAATGCTGACAATAGTATTCACTACAACATAAGAACAATGAAAGAATTATTCGCCGATAGAATTGGATAAGTAATAAAGAGCTGGGATTGAGTTTCGAAGTTCGATTGTTTTCTATATTCTACTACCTCATTAACCGACAGCTTTGTCCGACTATTGATTCGGCTCGTTGAAAGATATGGCGAAAACTACAGTCAATACCACCAAAAACTTGGCAAAAGGTATCCCGCAAGGTACCTTGCTATCCATGCACGAAATGATGCTGAGAATCCGGAAATTTGAAGAGAAAATCGCTGACGTTTATCCGGAACAGGAAATGAGATGCCCGACTCATCTTTCGATTGGACAGGAGGCAGCCGCAGTGGGCGTCTGCGCGGCATTGCAGCGTGAGGACCGCATCTTCAGTACCCACCGCTGCCACGCTCATTATATGGCCAAGGGTGGCGACCCCCGCCGTATGATTGCCGAGTTGTATGGTAAGAAAACGGGGTGCTGCGGTGGTAAAGGCGGGTCAATGCATTTCACTGACGAATCGGTGGGCATGATGGGCACGTCGGCCATTGTCGGGGCCTCAATACCGCTGGCTGTTGGCGCCGCATTAGCCTCGACTATGCAGGGGGCAAACTATCTTGCCGTAGCTTTCTTCGGTGATGCCGGCGTAGAGCAAGGCGTCTTTCATGAAAGCCTGAACTTTGCTGCGCTGAAGCGCCTGCCGGTTATCTTCGTCTGCGAGAACAACCTCTACGCAACCCAGACCCCGTTGCATAAAAGACAGGTCATAGATAATATCTATCAACGCAGCGCGATATATGGTATACCGGGTGAACGACTGGATGGCAACGATGTGCTCGCTGTTTACCAGGCCACTTGTCAAGCTGTAAAACGCTGTCGCCAGGGCCAGGGTCCCACACTCCTGGAATGCCGGACCTATCGCTGGAGAGAGCACGTTGGTCCAAATTATGACTATGACATGGGATATAGAACAAAAGAGGAAGTGGAAGAGTGGATGGCAAAATGTCCGGTGAATGGCTGGAAAAATAAGCTGCTTAACTCTGGAATAACCACGGAAATTGAATTGGACAAGATTGCCCGGAAGATTGATGAAGAGGTTGAATCGGCCTTTAAACTGGCCAAAGCTGACCCCTTCCCCGATGATGCCGACCTTTTAAAAGACGTATTCTGATAACCTTTGTGGCGCACAATGAGAGAATTAAAATACTCGCAGGCAATAGCTGAAGGGCTGACTCAGGCGATGGAAGCCGATGATTCAGTATTTGCTATGGGAGTTGGCGTAGACGACCCCAAAGGTATTTTCAGCACTATGCTGGAGGCCAGTAAAAGGTTCGGTAACGGGCGTGTGTTTGACACCCCTCTTTCCGAAAGCGCCATCACCGGAGCCGCCATAGGCGCCAGCTTATGTGGTATGAGACCAGTAATGGTGCATGCCCGGAACGACTTCATGCTGGTTACCATGGACCAGCTTATCAATAATGCCAGTAAATGGCGGTACATGAGCGGCGGTTCCAGCCAGGTACCAATCACCATCCGGACCATTGTCGGACGTGGTTGGGGACAGGGAGCACAGCACTCCCAAAGCCTGCAGGCTATTTTTACTCACTGCCCGGGGCTGAAGGTGGTTATGCCGGCCACTCCTTATGACGCCAAAGGTCTGCTTACCGCCAGTATCAAAGATAATAGTCCAGTCATATTCATTGAACATCGTCAACTTTATGAGCATATAGGCCACGTTCCAGAGGAATACTACGAAGTCCCGCTGGGCAAGGCCGTCATCCGGCACCCCGGCGATGATGTCACCATAGTCGCTACATCCCTGATGGTGTCGGAGGCATTATCCGCTGCCGAAACACTTGAGGGTCATGGTATTAACGCTGAGGTTATCGATGTTCGCACCGTTAACCCTATGGACAACGAGCTTATCTTCGATTCTGTTCGCCGTACCGGTCGACTCGTCGTGGCTGATACTTCCTGGAAAAGCTGTGGCATCGGCTCCGAGATAATCGCCAGAGTGGTTAGCAACCTGTTCAGTTACCTTCGAGCGCCAGCCCGGAATATCGCACTGCCCGACACACCACCACCGGTCTCCCACGCCTTGGAGAGACTGTTCTATCCTGGAGCTGATGATATTGTGGCTGCGGTGAGTGATATAGTCGATGGCAAAGTAATCCAAACGAAAAGCAATCGTTCCATCAAACCGATAGATGAGGATTTCCATGGCCCATTCTAAGACAACAAGCAGGAATAACGCATCAGTCTCGATTGTGGTACTTGCCTATAATGAGGCGCGAAACTTGGACGGTGTAATCAAGTCCATTCACCAGGCACTCGATGGCAGGATACCAAAATATGAGATAATCATTGTTAATGATGACAGCCGTGATAATACCGGACAGGTGGCAGAAAACCTAGCCAGGCAGAATTCTCATT is a genomic window of Chloroflexota bacterium containing:
- a CDS encoding SDR family oxidoreductase, with the protein product MNDFGKRILVTGGCGYIGSVLVPKLAQKYQVTVLDSMLFGNHLPIMQNVDVVKGDIRDLQLLLSMLPGNDVVIHLAAIANDPCSDLDPSLTYEVNRDAVIQLVNAAKNCGVKRFINASTSSVYGVKEEAAVTEELVLEPITLYAKLKAETERVVANAARDGLTTVSIRSATVCGVSPRMRFDVIVNILAKLAITNGVITVHGGAQYRPNIHIDDITDLYVMLVEAPAEKINGKVFNVGTTNYAVEEIANMVREETGAVIEINADIADNRSYRISSEKIKDELGFQTKKTVREAIQDIKGAFDRDMFPNADNSIHYNIRTMKELFADRIG
- a CDS encoding thiamine pyrophosphate-dependent dehydrogenase E1 component subunit alpha, yielding MHEMMLRIRKFEEKIADVYPEQEMRCPTHLSIGQEAAAVGVCAALQREDRIFSTHRCHAHYMAKGGDPRRMIAELYGKKTGCCGGKGGSMHFTDESVGMMGTSAIVGASIPLAVGAALASTMQGANYLAVAFFGDAGVEQGVFHESLNFAALKRLPVIFVCENNLYATQTPLHKRQVIDNIYQRSAIYGIPGERLDGNDVLAVYQATCQAVKRCRQGQGPTLLECRTYRWREHVGPNYDYDMGYRTKEEVEEWMAKCPVNGWKNKLLNSGITTEIELDKIARKIDEEVESAFKLAKADPFPDDADLLKDVF
- a CDS encoding alpha-ketoacid dehydrogenase subunit beta, which translates into the protein MRELKYSQAIAEGLTQAMEADDSVFAMGVGVDDPKGIFSTMLEASKRFGNGRVFDTPLSESAITGAAIGASLCGMRPVMVHARNDFMLVTMDQLINNASKWRYMSGGSSQVPITIRTIVGRGWGQGAQHSQSLQAIFTHCPGLKVVMPATPYDAKGLLTASIKDNSPVIFIEHRQLYEHIGHVPEEYYEVPLGKAVIRHPGDDVTIVATSLMVSEALSAAETLEGHGINAEVIDVRTVNPMDNELIFDSVRRTGRLVVADTSWKSCGIGSEIIARVVSNLFSYLRAPARNIALPDTPPPVSHALERLFYPGADDIVAAVSDIVDGKVIQTKSNRSIKPIDEDFHGPF